One window of Amaranthus tricolor cultivar Red isolate AtriRed21 chromosome 13, ASM2621246v1, whole genome shotgun sequence genomic DNA carries:
- the LOC130798817 gene encoding uncharacterized protein LOC130798817, translated as MKRVMRFDKKGKLSLKFIGPYEVTEKARKVAYRLALPNELGKVHDVFHISQLKRYVPDKYHVLDPEPLDLDENLSYEEKPIKILDSKEATWETKDSMREKYLHLFSELLIGRVESIMIMNARNEICMNIWIERV; from the exons ATGAAAAGAGTTATGAGGTTTGACAAGAAGGGCAAGTTGAGTCTAAAGTTTATAGGACCTTATGAAGTCACAGAGAAGGCAAGAAAGGTCGCTTACAGACTAGCATTACCCAATGAGTTGGGTAAGGTCCATGACGTGTTTCACATTTCGCAGTTGAAGAGATATGTTCCCGATAAATATCATGTGCTAGATCCCGAGCCCTTAGACCTTGATGAGAATTTATCTTATGAAGAGAAGCCTATCAAGATCTTAGATTCTAAG GAGGCAACGTGGGAAACTAAGGATTCCATGCGTGAGAAATACCTACACCTTTTTTCTGAG CTTTTGATTGGTCGTGTCGAGTCAATT ATGATTATGAATGCTCGAAACgaaatatgtatgaatatttgGATAGAGCGAGTATAA
- the LOC130798005 gene encoding uncharacterized protein LOC130798005, with the protein MEAGAVSEKQTSSYTYWVREATSEAAPLPVPKKLSAQDLSNQPTQTPVLGSVWNKAGTWEEKNLNKWASDRIQELLSSIDPLKFTNGKAEVTEVSNCSGDAFLVTVRNKKRVGYTYELKIDVKGEWLVDGENKNIKGYLEIPEFSYGELDDLEVNVKINEGKDLAQQYKQSITQDLKSFLQPVREKLSQFEQELKER; encoded by the exons ATGGAGGCGGGAGCTGTATCGGAGAAGCAGACATCTTCCTACACTTATTGGGTTCGGGAAGCGACGTCAGAGGCGGCACCTTTGCCTGTTCCTAAGAAACTTTCTGCTCAGGATTTGTCCAATCAGCCTACCCAAACACCTGTTCTTGGCTCTGTTTGGAATAAG GCTGGAACATGGGAGGAGAAGAACCTTAATAAATGGGCAAGTGACAGGATCCAG GAGTTGCTCAGCTCTATTGACCCCTTGAAGTTTACTAATGGCAAAGCAGAAGTAACTGAAGTATCAAATTGTTCAGGCGAT GCCTTCTTGGTGACTGTTCGTAACAAGAAACGTGTTGGATATACTTATGAGTTAAAAATTGATGTCAAAG GTGAATGGCTTGTTGATGGAGAGAACAAGAATATAAAGGGATATCTGGAAATCCCAGAGTTTTCATATGGTGAGCTAGATGACCTGGAG GTTAATGTAAAGATAAATGAAGGCAAGGATCTGGCACAGCAATATAAGCAGAGTATCACCCAGGATTTGAAGTCTTTCTTGCAGCCTGTGCGCGAAAAATTGTCACAGTTCGAACAGGAACTCAAAGAAAGGTAG
- the LOC130798002 gene encoding serine/threonine-protein kinase AGC1-7-like, producing the protein MWFPQTSNQGFNRCRCVAPLTPFKPLAKADTSQMRYPSSSEETHEPKRISPERGAKTIMDSDSTSPKEPGSADPTSKHKLTIPVQNKPPDHRKQLDPVWKPGSNNLNLRTLPSNRPNPPQDPAIQRRDGLSSGSNNRSDSIESTSSAPFKPHTGGDIRWDAINAVNARESPLGLSHFRLLKRLGYGDIGSVYLVELRGTSAHFAMKVMDKVSLASRNKLLRAQTEREILGLLDHPFLPTLYSHFETDKFYCLVIEFCSGGNLHSLRQKQPNKHFTEEAARFYASEILLALEYLHMLGIVYRDLKPENVLVRDEGHIMLSDFDLSLRCSVNPTLVKSSSAHVPNSGGGGGGGGGGGSGGILDEETAVQVCIQPSSFFPRILPSKKNRKSKSDFGLFVNGSLPELMAEPTNVRSMSFVGTHEYLAPEIIRGEGHGSAVDWWTFGIFLYELLHGTTPFKGQGNRATLFNVVGQPLRFPDSPNVSMVARDLIRGLLIKEPHKRIAYKRGATEIKQHPFFEGVNWALVRSAAPPHMPEPVDFSKFASKETPPPCVEKKVQTSSGSDNNPSSSDDSTYIDFEYF; encoded by the exons ATGTGGTTTCCACAAACATCTAACCAGGGATTCAACCGGTGTCGCTGCGTTGCTCCGTTGACGCCGTTCAAGCCTTTGGCCAAGGCTGATACTTCTCAG ATGAGATATCCATCATCATCAGAAGAGACTCATGAACCAAAAAGAATAAGTCCAGAAAGGGGAGCCAAAACCATAATGGACTCAGACTCAACATCACCCAAGGAACCAGGCTCAGCAGATCCAACCTCAAAGCACAAACTGACAATACCAGTACAAAACAAGCCCCCAGATCACAGAAAACAACTGGATCCAGTATGGAAACCCGGGTCCAACAACCTCAATCTAAGGACACTACCTTCAAATAGGCCAAACCCACCTCAAGACCCGGCAATACAGAGAAGAGACGGGCTGAGCAGTGGCAGCAATAACCGAAGTGACAGCATCGAGAGCACGAGTTCAGCACCCTTTAAGCCGCATACTGGAGGGGATATCAGATGGGATGCTATAAACGCGGTTAATGCTAGAGAGTCTCCTTTAGGACTAAGCCATTTTAGGCTCTTAAAAAGGTTGGGTTATGGTGATATTGGTAGTGTTTATTTGGTTGAATTAAGAGGGACTAGTGCACATTTTGCTATGAAAGTTATGGATAAGGTATCACTTGCTAGTAGGAACAAGTTGCTTAGAGCTCAGACTGAAAGGGAGATTCTTGGTTTGCTTGATCATCCTTTTTTACCTACTTTGTATTCTCATTTTGAGACTGATAAGTTTTACTGCTTAGTTATTGAGTTCTGCAGTGGTGGGAATCTTCATTCACTTAGACAAAAGCAGCCTAACAAACACTTTACTGAAGAAGCTGCTCG GTTTTATGCATCAGAAATACTCTTAGCACTAGAGTATTTACACATGCTTGGAATAGTATATAGAGACTTAAAGCCAGAAAATGTACTAGTGAGGGATGAAGGCCATATTATGCTCTCAGATTTTGATCTCTCCCTCAGATGTTCAGTAAACCCAACACTAGTCAAGTCATCCTCAGCTCACGTTCCTAACAGTGGTGGGGGTGGGGGTGGGGGTGGGGGTGGGGGTAGTGGTGGGATCCTCGACGAGGAAACTGCAGTTCAGGTATGCATACAGCCGTCTAGCTTCTTCCCCCGGATACTACCCAGCAAGAAAAACCGAAAGTCCAAATCAGATTTTGGACTTTTCGTAAATGGGTCTCTCCCAGAGCTAATGGCTGAGCCCACCAATGTCCGATCAATGTCATTTGTGGGGACCCATGAGTACCTCGCCCCTGAGATCATCCGGGGTGAGGGGCATGGTAGTGCTGTGGACTGGTGGACATTTGGTATTTTCTTGTATGAGCTCCTACATGGAACTACCCCTTTCAAAGGACAAGGTAATCGAGCCACCTTGTTCAATGTGGTTGGCCAGCCGTTGAGGTTTCCCGACTCTCCGAATGTTAGCATGGTGGCACGAGATCTCATTCGTGGGCTCCTAATTAAGGAGCCCCATAAGAGGATCGCGTATAAAAGGGGTGCGACTGAAATCAAACAACATCCTTTTTTCGAAGGCGTGAATTGGGCACTTGTAAGAAGTGCAGCTCCTCCTCATATGCCTGAACCCGTAGATTTTTCCAAGTTTGCTAGTAAGGAAACACCTCCCCCATGTGTGGAAAAGAAGGTTCAAACCTCTAGTGGGAGTGACAACAACCCGAGCAGTTCTGACGATTCGACTTACATCGATTTTGAGTATTTCTAA